The Terriglobales bacterium genome includes the window CGGATAATTTCGCGTACAACGTGTTGAGATCGATGCCCGAGTCTGCGCGCAAAGCGAGACGAAAGAAAGCAACATCGTCAGTGCGGGAAATCGCGCAATGCAGCCATGCGACCATGTCGCGCAACGCATCGCTCTCGAATACATCGGTATCCTGCACTTCAAAAGGAATTGATCTGGCGCCAAGCTCCTCTACCAGCCCCTCGGCATTAGAGTGGCTGCGGAACAGCACCGCGGAGTCGCTCCAGCGGGCGCCCTGAGCATGCAAGTCGAGGATACGCTCAGCAATGTCCGAGCACTCCTGCGGATATTCCCGATAAGGAACTATGTCCACGAGTTCGGTTGCGAACAGCAATGCATCTCCGGTTTGGCGATCTTCTTCGTCGCGGGCGGAGAGCAGCCTTTCGCGGTCGAGACTCAGCCGGCTACCCGCTGGGGAAAATCCTGGATTGTGGCGAATGCTGGAGAAACCGCAATCGAGGATGTTCTGCGTAGAACGCTGATTCGCCGCGAGATTGATGATGTTCTTTTGCTCCAGCCCGTCAAAAACGCTGATGAACTCAGTGAAGGCCGCGCTCGAAGCTCCACGAAAATGGTAGATAGCCTGGTCGGGATCGCCGACTGCAAATACATTCTGCTCAGCTCCCGCCAGCACGCGCGTGAGTTCGATCTGCGCGTGGTTTGAGTCTTGAAATTCATCAACGAGCAGGAAGCGGGCTTTGCGACGCTCGCGCGCAAGCAACAATCCGTCGCTTCGCAGCAACTGCGTTGCCCGAGACACGAGCGCGCCAAAAGTTAAGAGGCGATTTGAAGCTAGCAATGTTTCGACTGCAGTAAAGATCGCTGCAATCTCCTGGCAGAGCTCGAGAACCGTCTCGCGGCTCATGGTCTCAGCTTGTTTTTTCTTCGCGACACGTGGTGCAGCGACTTCGCCGGCCCGAACCCGGGCTACGTACGCCGCGTAGGTGCTCGCGTCCACCAACTCGTCAGAACAGCGGTCAAAAAAAGTGAGCAGATCTTTAAGGAAGCGACCCGGATTCGCAGCGCGTAAAAAACGGTTCAGCGGCAGATCGGCAACTCGCTGACGCAGAAATGTCCATAACTCGAATTGGTCGAGCAATTGGAAGTCTTCTCCAGCTTCACGCAGAAGTTGATAGCAATATCCGTGAAACGTGGAGGCGTGCAGTCCAGATGCAGCGATCCCCGCAGAAGACTTGGCTACCCTTGACCTGATCTCCCGCGCAGCCTTATGCGTAAACGTGAATGCTCGAATCTCGTTCGGATGAGCATGCTTCCCTGTGATCAATCGCGATATGCGATGTACAAGGACGCTCGTCTTACCAGTTCCGGCCCCAGCCAGCACCAGCATGGGTCCTTGAGCGTGATTGGCGGCCTGCTTTTGCTTCGGATTGAGCTGCGAATATGAGATTCCCATGAAGCCCGTGAACACCAGCATGCATTATGCGAAAGAAAGGCGAACAAAGCAACGGGAATTTCCTGTGGATGGGAGTGCAAGTGTGGAAGACAAGAAATCCGCTGGCTGCATGAGTGGCACAGCCGCCCTCGGCTGTGTTAGCTGGGGGACCGCTGGAAGGATTGTGCAATTACCAAAGCTGCAATGGCTGCAGTTTCGGCCCGAAGGATGGTCGGGCCGAGAGATGCCCTTAGCCATTCACTCTTGTCGAACAACGAGAGGTCCGATTCAGTCCAGCCACCTTCAGGTCCAATTGCTAGAGACAGCTCCGATGCCGACTCTATCGTCTCCGCCAGCCTATGCTCACGTTCCGTTTCGGCCAGCACGATCCGTTTCCCGGGGGCACGCGAAATTACATCCTCAATCTTTCCGGGATCGGGAATTTCTGGAACAACATCACGGCGGGACTGCTGCGCAGCTTCATGCGCGATTCGACGCCAGCGTTCCACGCGCTTTCGGGCTGCCGATACAAGATGTGAATCCGTGCGGCGCGCGATCACCGGAACAATGCTGCTAACTCCCAGCTCCGTGCTTTTTTCTATAGCCCACTCAAACCGATCAAATTTGAAGACGGCCAAGTACAGGTGAATCGGCGCTGTTTGTGGCCGAGGGTCACCTTGGGGCAGGTCACGCGTAGAAAAGACGACGCGCTCCGACTCGATCTCCACGATCTCGCCCAAGAGCACACCGGAAGGCGTTGCGATCTCGAATTGCTGGCCTATTCGCGCACGCAGAACGCGGGAGAGATGCTCGGCGTTCTTGCCCAACAGGAAGGCGCGGTCGCCCGACACCTCATCGGCAATCCAGCGACGGCGGGTCATGGGAGGTCGTTTACTGTAGGCGCGCCTTCATGCGTTCAAAGAAGCTGCGCTTGTCCTGCTTGTCGTCGATCTGGGTGATAGTCGCCAATTCTTCCAGAAGCTCGCGTTGACGCGGGGAAAGCTTCTTCGGAATCTGCACGTCGACGTGAACGATGAGGTCTCCTCGTCCCCGGCCGCGCAGCACGGGAACACCTTTGTTCCGAATTGGAATTTGCTGGCCACTCTGTGTTCCAGCCGGAATCTTGAGTGTGTGTTCGCCGTCAAAGGTGGGAACGGTAACTTCGGTTCCCAGCGCCGCCTGCGGAAACGCGATCGACACCATGCAGTGCAGATCGTTGCCGTCGCGCGCGTAGAAGGAGTCTTCCCTTAAACCGAGCACAACATAGAGGTCTCCAGGAGGCCCGCCGAAAATACCCGCCTCACCCTCGCCCTGATACCGAATGCGCGTGCCGTCTTCTACTCCGGGCGGAATATCAATCTGCATCTTGTGTTCGCGAATCACGCGACCTTCGCCGCGGCAGGTCTTGCACGGATCGGTGATCACTTGCCCCGTGCCTCCGCACGTTCCGCAGGTGCGTGCCACGCTGAAGAAGCCCTGCTGATAGCGGAGTTGGCCGCGTCCGCCACACGCATTGCAAGTAGTTGGCTGCTTTCCATGAGCAGCACCTGTCCCGCGGCACGTATCGCAGGTCTCGGACTTGCGTACCGGAATCTCGGTGCTCTTGCCGAAGATCGCGTCCTTCAGCTCAATGTTGATGTCGGCACGCAGGTCTGCGCCTCGCTGTGCGCGGCTGCGGCGTCGTCCGCCACCGAAGGCATCGCCAAATCCGAACAGATCGCCGAAGATCTCGCTGAGGTCCTGGAACGACGAAGCATCAAAGCCGCCCCCACCTCCTCCAACCGCCGCATGACCAAAACGGTCGTACTGCGCGCGCTTATCCTCATCCGAAAGGACGCCGTACGCCTCGCTCGCCTCTTTGAATTTCTCTTCCGCCTCTTTGTCACCAGGATTGCGATCCGGGTGAAACTGCATGGCGAGCTTGCGGTAGGAACTCTTCAGCTCCTGCTCGGTGCAACTCCGGCTTACACCTAGAACTTCGTAATAATCCCGCTTCACTTTTGTAGGCAGGTGGATTCTCCGTTATTTGCTGGTTGGATTTGTGGCCACTCGAACCATCGCTGGACGCAGTAGTCGCTCTTTCAGTTTGTATCCGCGCTGCAGCTCGTCGATCACTTCGTGATCCGCGTGGTCTGCGGACTCCACCATCTCGATCGCCTCGTGCACGCGGGGATCGAAGGTACTCCCCTGCGCAGGAATCACCTGCACACCGAGGCGCGACAAAGCATCGTCCATCTGCTTGCGGATGAGTTCGATTCCCGAACGTAGTGCCGGATCTGCGCCTTCACTCTTCTGGCTGCGCAGAGCCAGATCGAAGTTATCCAAAATGGGAAGGAAGTTTTTCACCGCGTCCGCAACTGCGTACTCTCGGAACTCCACTTGTTCGCGTGCATTACGCTTGCGATAGTTCTCGAATTCGGCCTGAAGGCGCGCGAGACGATCGAGCAGAGCGTCTCGCTCCTGGCTCACACGCTCGTATTCCTGACGCGAGACTCCACCTTGAGACTCCTGCGCCAGCTCCTGAGCATCAGCAGGCGGCAGAGATTCGTGCGCACCGTTTTGCTCTCCGTTTTCTTCTGTCTGTACTCTCTGATCCCGTTCTTTATCGAATGCCATGTTTATGATTACTCGTTCTCATTTAAGACCTTGTCAAACAACTGCGCTATGTAAGACACAGCCGTAATCGTGTGCTCGTAATCCATTCTCGTTGGCCCAATCACCGCCAGCGAGCCAACTACTTGCTGGCCCACTCGCGCCGGTGCTCCAATCAGCACCAGGTTGCGCATCTCGGGCAAGCGATCTTCTAAACCAATCACTACACGGACCGCCTCCTGCTTCGTATCAACGTAGCTGGAGAGCAGCTCCACGATGCGCTGCTTCTCTTCCAGAACTCGCAACATTTCGCGCAAACGCTCGCGATCCGTATCTTTGACAATGAGATTGGAGACCCCTTCTACCCATACAGTTTTGGGATCTTCTTCCTGATGCAGCGCTCCACCGCGATAGAGCTGTTCCAGCGAGCTCATCAGCTTGTCGTACTCGCTACGTTCTCGCTCGATTCGGCGCGCCAGCTCCGTGCGAATCAACTCTATCGTCCATCCCTGGAAATTCAGGTTGATGTAGTTCGCGGCAT containing:
- a CDS encoding RsmE family RNA methyltransferase, whose translation is MTRRRWIADEVSGDRAFLLGKNAEHLSRVLRARIGQQFEIATPSGVLLGEIVEIESERVVFSTRDLPQGDPRPQTAPIHLYLAVFKFDRFEWAIEKSTELGVSSIVPVIARRTDSHLVSAARKRVERWRRIAHEAAQQSRRDVVPEIPDPGKIEDVISRAPGKRIVLAETEREHRLAETIESASELSLAIGPEGGWTESDLSLFDKSEWLRASLGPTILRAETAAIAALVIAQSFQRSPS
- the dnaJ gene encoding molecular chaperone DnaJ, producing MKRDYYEVLGVSRSCTEQELKSSYRKLAMQFHPDRNPGDKEAEEKFKEASEAYGVLSDEDKRAQYDRFGHAAVGGGGGGFDASSFQDLSEIFGDLFGFGDAFGGGRRRSRAQRGADLRADINIELKDAIFGKSTEIPVRKSETCDTCRGTGAAHGKQPTTCNACGGRGQLRYQQGFFSVARTCGTCGGTGQVITDPCKTCRGEGRVIREHKMQIDIPPGVEDGTRIRYQGEGEAGIFGGPPGDLYVVLGLREDSFYARDGNDLHCMVSIAFPQAALGTEVTVPTFDGEHTLKIPAGTQSGQQIPIRNKGVPVLRGRGRGDLIVHVDVQIPKKLSPRQRELLEELATITQIDDKQDKRSFFERMKARLQ
- the grpE gene encoding nucleotide exchange factor GrpE is translated as MAFDKERDQRVQTEENGEQNGAHESLPPADAQELAQESQGGVSRQEYERVSQERDALLDRLARLQAEFENYRKRNAREQVEFREYAVADAVKNFLPILDNFDLALRSQKSEGADPALRSGIELIRKQMDDALSRLGVQVIPAQGSTFDPRVHEAIEMVESADHADHEVIDELQRGYKLKERLLRPAMVRVATNPTSK